The following proteins come from a genomic window of Geomonas sp. RF6:
- a CDS encoding FIST signal transduction protein encodes MNIKTVASEKIDLQDVVLDLQSQLSGFDTHMVVFFASSTFDADGIAAKMQEAFPGASTFGCTTAGELVSGKMLKNSVVAMAFSNDSLKQVKVAVVEDVNADDAVDKAFASFAEFFGTPMSALDPKSHLGLILVDGLSGAEERIIDRIGDLTNIGFIGGSAGDDLKFAATYVYANGKAYKHAALLAVLEPTGEFTFIKTQSFNPLPQKLVVTKAIEEAREVLEFNGKPAAEAYAEAVGTSVEEAPNRFMHNPVGLVFEGEPFVRSPQQINPKDGGMIFYCGVKEGMELSLLESTDIIADTKSALENAKAELGSISGIINFNCILRTLELGQKGLTGAYGELFSDIPTIGFSTYGEQFIGHINQTATMVAFK; translated from the coding sequence ATGAATATCAAGACTGTTGCCTCGGAAAAAATCGATCTGCAAGACGTAGTACTAGACCTTCAGTCCCAGCTGTCCGGCTTCGATACGCACATGGTGGTCTTCTTCGCCTCCTCGACCTTTGATGCCGACGGCATCGCGGCAAAGATGCAGGAGGCATTCCCCGGAGCCTCCACCTTCGGCTGCACCACGGCCGGCGAACTCGTGAGCGGGAAGATGCTGAAGAATTCCGTCGTCGCCATGGCTTTCAGCAACGACTCCCTGAAGCAGGTGAAAGTAGCGGTGGTGGAAGACGTTAATGCCGACGATGCGGTTGACAAGGCTTTCGCCTCCTTTGCAGAGTTCTTCGGTACGCCGATGTCCGCTCTTGACCCGAAGAGCCATCTCGGCCTCATTCTGGTGGACGGCCTGAGCGGCGCCGAGGAGCGCATCATCGATCGCATCGGCGACCTCACCAACATCGGGTTTATCGGCGGCTCCGCCGGAGACGACCTGAAGTTCGCCGCCACCTATGTCTACGCCAACGGAAAGGCTTACAAGCACGCCGCGCTCCTCGCGGTGCTGGAGCCGACCGGCGAGTTCACCTTCATCAAGACCCAGAGCTTTAATCCGCTTCCGCAGAAGCTGGTCGTGACGAAGGCGATAGAAGAGGCGCGTGAAGTGCTGGAGTTCAACGGGAAGCCGGCAGCCGAGGCGTACGCCGAAGCGGTGGGGACCTCCGTTGAGGAAGCGCCGAACCGTTTCATGCACAACCCGGTCGGGCTTGTCTTCGAGGGGGAGCCGTTCGTGCGCAGCCCGCAGCAGATCAACCCGAAGGACGGCGGCATGATCTTCTACTGCGGCGTGAAGGAAGGTATGGAACTGAGCCTTCTGGAATCCACCGACATCATCGCCGACACAAAGAGCGCCCTCGAAAACGCGAAGGCGGAACTCGGCTCCATCTCCGGCATCATCAACTTCAACTGCATCCTGCGCACCCTGGAGCTCGGGCAAAAGGGGCTGACCGGCGCCTACGGCGAACTCTTCAGCGACATCCCCACCATCGGCTTCAGCACCTACGGGGAGCAGTTCATCGGGCATATCAACCAGACCGCCACCATGGTGGCCTTCAAGTAA